TAAGAGCATTCAAAAGGAAGATAGAGGCTTCATCGACCCACATACAAGGTTCAGAAAAGGCCAAGTAGTACTTTTAATAAAAATGACACGGGCAATATTTTTGAACGAAAACAACACATCATGGCAATAAAAATAGTTTGGATGAAAACGACATCTCATGTGATGGCAAAATGGGAGAATTGAATGAAAATGAAACATTGTGTCATGGGAAAGTGAAAAATGACACGGGCAATATTAGTTTGAAAAAAAACGACATGTCATGTGATGGTAAAAACAATAGTTTTGATTAAACCGACATCTGAAGTGATGGCAAAAGGGGGAAAAATTAATTTAAATCAAAAATAAAAATCGCTAGAAGGAGGGCTCGAACCTCCGACCTTGTGGTTAACAGCCACACGCTCTAGCCAACTGAGCTATTCCAGCTTTGTTGGTTAGTTGCAGTGGTAAACCTTATATAGCAGTAGAGCCCACGGGAAGCGGAAGGAAGTCGCTGGGCCGCGGCGAGAACCCCGTGCGGTTTGCTTCTCGTCTCGTCTTTCCTCCGTCCCGGCGTCAACCAAACGACCCGCCCGCCCGCCGTAGATCACGAGGAGAAAGGGATCGGCTCCGCCGCCGACGCCGAGAGAGGATGAGCTACCAGCAGGTCCCTCCGCAGGAGTCCTACCCGCCGCCAGGCAAGTCCCCGCCCCGCCCCCCGTTCATCTCTCGCGAACTCCCCCCAAACCCTCCCCAAATCGGCGCCGACGCGTCACTTTCCCCGATCGATTGGGGAGCGTGTGTTGCTGGGTAGGGCCTGCCATGGTCTGATCTGCGTTTTTGTTCCGCGCGGCCTGCAGGGTATTCGCCGGTGTACCCGCCGCCGGCCGGCGGGCAGCAGGGCCCGTACTAcccgccgcagcagcagcagccgccgccgcctccggggTACCAGGGATACTTCAGCCAGGGCCAGCCACAGCAGCCACCGCCCTACTACtacccgcccccgccgccgcacaGTGGCCATCACCaccacggccaccaccaccatgaCCACCACGCCgaggaccaccaccaccaccatggtcatcatcaccaccaccaccacaacgaCGATGACTGCTGCCTTGGCTTCCTCAAAGGATGGTAATGTTAATTCAGGCCTTCTCTCaatatgtattatgagttttgGGCATGTGATTCGGATGTGTTGCTGGCTGTGGTTAAATTCTTGTTTATACTGCACCAGTAATGTAGTTTTTCTCTATGACGAACTTGGAACTCATTGTTGAGAATTGAGATCATGGGGTCATGCTTAGTTTTTCTTGAGCTAGCTCTTTGGTGTCTTTTTGAGAGGGGCTTGGTTGGTTCTTTATGAAATCGTTTGCATATTCGAAACTAAAGTATGTCTGAATCGCGAATACATCATCCAGAGATTAATTTTCCTGTGCTGGCTGAATTTGTGTAATAAATAGATAATTCAGTAGTTGTTGCCTAAACAAAAACTTCACAATGAGAAGTCTTGTATCTACTAGCACCTAAGAAACAAAGCATTGTGTAGAAGCGATATTATACAGAATCACAGATATATGCTGGTGTGCATTTGCCTCCATATTGAAACATTTAGTAACACACAACTTCGAGATGATGCCACGCTGTAGCAGGAGCCCATAAAGTTTTTGTTGACCATGTGATATTTGATTTATCAATATCGTTAAATCCATTGTTTATCATGGTTAGTTGACATATTGTTTGCACATCTTTGGAACACTGCATTTATGCACTCTAAATCGACATCTAAAAGAGAATGGAGGTAGGATACGTCTGCTAGACTGGTGCACACTGTTGCCTGATGCAGAGTTGCAGATAGTCATTGACCTTAGACAGCGGCTATCTGGAATAACCAATAGatgctcatgttcatcaatgctttGTGTCCACCCAAAATACATCCCTTTAGAAGTGCGTATAATTAACTTGTTTGAATGTACTACCTGTTGGCTGAacccaaaaggaaaaaaaaacagtcAGTGTGTTATGCAAGCACCTGTTGGATGACTGATAGCTGCACACGTCATTTTGGGCACCAAGCCTTGAACCTGTGGACTAGCGAAGAGTTTTCATTTCATGCGAAATAATACTATACATTTAATCAGTCTTTAAATTATTAAGTAGATGTAAGGTAATCACTGAGGGCGGGCTTGGCGCAGTGGTGAAATCCTCCCCACTTGTACCAAGAAGTCCTGGGTTcaaaccagcctctctgcattgcactttgcaggggtaagactaggttcctataaccCTTCCCtttgggagcttctatgcactgggtctgtccttttttATGTAATGTAATCCGTAGCTGAAAGTCTACATGCCTTAATCAATGTATTTTCGGGGTTTTAGACTTACACCATACCGGAGTGTCAATTCATACTACACAGGATAATGTCTTGGTACAGATTTCTTGTTTGACAAAGATGTGTATAGATGCTTAACTCAATGGCTGAAGCATTTTATTGCACAAGACCCCCGGTATTTCCATTCTATTTTCCTGTTTTCATCGCATTAACCTTGCGTTTCCTTTTGCAGGTTGGCCGCTctatgctgctgctgctgtctGGAGGAGTGCTGCTGCTGTTTCTGGTAATGTGCGTGCTTGGAAGCTACTCGTGTCTTGCATGTTCGACATTGGGCATGCCGCAGTATCCAGTGAATCTTCTGGCTTGTTATTATGTGTAGCTATATGAACTTAGTCTGTTACCTGTGTCAAATAAACTGTGTTTACATTGTTTGCTGAACTGCTTGGGCCATGGATGAACGGTGTTGTGCAAAGTGTACATGATCCAGACTTGACTGTATTTTATTGGTTGATTGTGGAAACTTGGTGCTGAAATGCTCGTAGATGCAGATCTGAAAGTTTGTACTTTGGCACAGTAACTGATAGGTCATGCTGTTAATTGATCGAAAAATATGAGTGTTCTAAATAACTGGTATAGAAATATTGGCGAATTAGAACTCTCCCGTGACATATTCAAAAGTAGGGTTGGAATCCTAAAATCAAACAAGTAGCTGCTGCCACAACTGACTACTCTGTGCCAGGGCTCTAGTGTTTTTACCTGAAGACCACGGGTTCTTTTTATACCATGATACCCACTCCTATGaggcaaaattgacaaatttgatctatggacgaaatcaaatcacagaatgaactgcccgtaaaactatttcacacggctgacctttttgtgtgacgcccgacacgaaggcgccacactacactgtgcaacgcctcacagataggcgctatacgcctgccagcgtcgcacccgtgtgatccgaaaattactaagtcagtgtgcagcgcctgagagctaggcgccacactatacagtgtagcgcctagcttctaggcgttgcactagtggttgcttcattttgtagtgcaaccactagtgcagcgcctgagagctaggcgccacactatacggTGCAGCGTctagctcttaggctctgcacaatgacttagcaatttttaggcagtctggggtgcaacgctggccaggcgtgtagcgcctatctgtgaggcgttgcacagtgtagtgtgacgccttcgtgtcgggcgtcacataaaaagtcagccgcgtgaaatagtttcacggacagttcattctgtgatttgatttcgtccacagGTCAATTTTGTCAAATTTGCTCTCCTATGAGGCTATGACAGAGCATAGATTTCTTAGGAAAAGAACTTTATGGGCTGTAATCCTGCAGACCAAACAATCGATTGCTGCCATGACTACTCGGTGCCAAGGCTATAGGTTTTTTACACAATAGGTAGATGATTATACACTGTAGTTTTTTGTTTACCTTATACTATACACTACTTTTTACCCTAAAATAAACAGTTGTACACTATAAACATCAATGAAGATACAGCTTATATGCTCTAGAGCATTCTACTAAGATTGTTAAGGATATATACTGAAAAATAGACACTGACTTGTATAAATACATTACAGTACATATAAGTTCCACAAACTAGAAAACAATTCAATGAATGTTTCAAACTGAATTGTAAAAAAAAAAACATCTCTATGAGAAAATCAAAATCTATCACAAGCTAGAAACCAATTCAATGAAATCTATCGCAAACTAGAAAACATCTCTTTCTCCAACTTCATATAAAGGAGTTTGGCGTCTCAAGAAAGCCGGTTTGTCTCAAATTTGCCGTCAGATTGTAGTTAGCCCGCGTATATTGAGATTGACAAAGCCTGACGTAATCATCAAGGCACTTATCCAGGTGTTCATCATTTGTTCTTGCACTCTCCAAAGAGGAACCAATGGTTCCGATCAGGTGATCACAAAGGCATAGGCTCTTCATTCTACCTGTCATCCACAAAgggttctgtcgtggaattgtcacggcagatgtcctcaagctaggacttagtcgtggagccatcgccgctaggaagcttgaaggggttaacgggacaaggaacacgagggtttatactggttcggccccttacggtgaaggtaaaagcctacgtccagttgaggtggtattgattagggtttcgatgaccagggagcttaactgctatgcctggctctcgatgagatctttcttgtccctaaaccgctgccgggtcgtccctttatatagagaggttgacgcccagcggctctcagagtcccggtcggcttataaaagtgtccggctcggactctcaactattcttgccttacactacaagtctcgccatacggcggtttatcactacgggccttaaaccatctccgggtcttaagcccatctttggcccaccgtcttcaggctTAGCACCCGGCTTCAagtgatgacccttatgagtaacccggccccttctggcgggtgactctaaggtttatatcctcaacattaggccccagattgatttgagccggctcatgtcaatcttcaattctttcgacagaaaatcttcGGCTtataattgtgtgaaggccataacccggcgtgacgtcatcctctggactccgggtaatccgccgtgacgtcatcttccattaagtccattttttactccaccagatccgcaacggatcttatctttactgccatcccaaaaatcgaggcgcctctcgggcgagataaccgcgccgtggcctcctcgtttctcgcgcccacttatgagactggccttataaatagcccgacccTCGGGTCTTTCTCATTCTCCCTCTTCTGTCGCCTCCTTCCTCTCACTGCCCCCGTGCTgctcgagcttcgccgccgccgccgccgcaacagagctccgcgtcctcgtcgtccttggccgctgcatcaccctgaaccgtcCAGAGAACCGCGGCGAACCCCTGCATCCGTAAGTTCCTTCCTCCTCGTAGGATAGATCTGCGTTAAGCTCCTgttgttcttcccgtgttcttcgccGTCGTTCGCGAGTTCTTGGTAGTTTTTATTTTTACTGCCTTTCTTGATCTCTATCTGCATAGGACGGCTGCGGTAGTGGTTTCACACCCATTCCAATGTTCATAGATCCCTTTCTACTGCATAGAAGTCCCATTTGAACCTGCGAACTTTCTCCTGcatctgttttaggtctagaaattttctttttagccgaccattttgatccaaattatttactgcaatgtgtgaaacctgttttcaccacacttagtaaaaaactgcactcgttgagtcatggcggtttacatttgcggtttaaagaaaccacgcgccgtagaatttTCCGGCTCACTTACAACAAGGCTGTAGACGATTTAAATTACTCTCAAGcacaccagcggcttagataacccgatgcacttagatatatgtcattaggcccctccataagccgccactttaaacactgaactgtaaatttcctccggcttacaaTTAAACCGGACATTTTACTTTTATCATAGGcgtccgactttcaccatgcctcccaaagctcccaaagctcccatcacatgcaattggatgaggtccaatgtcaccgatGAGACTTTAACAGATTTCATGAagtcgggttacctgcctaagaaggacgtcatgtcctaccgtgcccccgacccatcagaggagagaccacagccaagggacggggaggtggtcatttttgcggatcacatgagccggggctttgcaccgcccggctcaaagttctttagagacgtgctgaatttctttgacctgcggccacaagacataggacccaattctgtgtccaatatatgcaacttccaagtgttctacgaagtctaccttggagaggagcccagcctgctgctcttcagagagctcttctacctgaacagtcagaacgagtgcgccaacgggccaagcttggaacttggcggcatctccattcagcgacggagagactgccttttcccttacgccgagccgccgagtcacccaaaggactggaaccagacgtggttctattgccaagacacgtcgccggctgacgagagcccgctgcccggctttcgcccttcacgtctggaaccaactcaccctctgtctgacaagttaactcaggcggagcgccaacctctgctccccaccatcaacaagatcaaggctctcctgggcaatggtctcaacggaattgatctggtccgggtctggatctcgtggcgggtgatccccctgagctgccgccccggcttaatgtgtgaatacacaggccggaaagatgaccccccgcgacacagccgcaacgatcttcctgaagacgttgctgaagacatgaccaaggcccttttaaatgagagcttggcagactgcgggaggaccgggttagcccccttctgcaagaccaacccagccccagcagtaagccgctgatctgaacatcttatcttcttctgtagataaccttcatctgaatctttaagaaatcatcattgtatttttcaggctgatgacaaattctggaaggtcaaatatgaccatgaggcggccaagaaggccaggaaggctaagaaagccgccaagagagctggtccccgtaagaagggaagtaggcctactgcttcagagctgctgcaactaagcgacagctccgagtcagtggtaacccctgaacctgtaagctcttgttgtatttgttgttcatttctgtccaccttatcaatactgttcatcaacaggatgacaccggagcaagtaacccggtggttgaagaggtaatgacacgttcctccgactcggagcccttgccaaggctgaaagtccgaagggtaacccggaaagtaagattttctcatcctttagcttatcaagatcctcaatttcttttgaagcaacagactcatgagagccggcggcacacccggaccaacaaggacgctgacctctcctccggcttacccgacgcatcgaggaaacgccgaaccgaggttatctccaacttgtacccttttcatcctttggcgggtgttatacgtcaaccgctcaattcttctgattcaaactatcaggaaacctcaccctcctctggtgactcgatgcaatcaagcctgccggccttcaagaccgtacccgggtaatgatgatcatctcttgttgtgcttatctttgctcatacctttgtactaacctttttgtcctttcagtgcccaggcaaagctcaccaagagggcgaagaagaataagccggtcgaagagccggacttgcctgaaccggaggtagcagctcaagaaccgccagctgcctccgctcccgaagcaccgctccaaccgacaaggcaactgcagaagcttctgctaacccggagacctcTAGCTCGGCTCAGCCGgtcaatgacccggacgtggtaatcacccggacagagtttgttGAGCCGAGGAGACCTactgcactggccaagtgctccgccaaggaggagttgctacagcaccgccgggttaatctggacctcaccgaccaCGCCAATCTGAACactggagagatcgtctccggctatgtcaaccaagtgcacaagagccgggatgtagagatcggcatggtgaaccagattcagcagaagtctgaggtactactcttctttcttcttgcttactgcatggttatcttgttattcttaccatactctagcccccaagtctacgacttatgatagaatatgttgtagacttaagttccggcttactcgcttgaaccggcaatttgtaaatagaaacgttcgatatgcattagcccccaagtgccaagtgtctttgcttggaaagtgcttgggacattaaaattgcataataactgttcatcctataacccgaaaattatgcaggctgcttgcaagaagtttgaagctgacatctccgatctgaagacccgcctgaggacgcaagaaacttgttggaaatatgccctagaggcaataataaatggttattattatatttctgtgttcatgataatagtcttttattcatgctataattgtattgtccggaaatcgtaatacatgtgtgaatacatagaccacaacctgtccctagtaagcctctagttgactagctcgttgatcaacagatagtcatggtttcctgactatggacataggatgtcattgataacgggatcacatcattaggagaatgatgtgatggacaagacccaacttaagcatagcataaaagatcgtgtagtttcgtttgctagagcttttccaatgtcaagtatcttttccttagaccatgagatcgtgcaactcccggataccgtaggagtgctttgggtgtgccaaacgtcacaacgtaactgggtgactataaaggtgcattacgggtatctccgaaagtgtctgttgggttggcacggatcgagactgggatttgtcactccgtgtaaacggagaggtatctctgggcccactcggtaatgcatcatcataatgagctcaatgtgactaaggcgttagtcacgggatcatgcattgcggtacgagtaaagagacttgccggtaacgagattgaactaggtattgggataccgacgatcgaatctcgggcaagtaacataccgattgacaaagggaattgcatacggattgattgaatcctcgacaccgtggttcacccgatgatatcatcgtggaacatgtgggagccaacatgggtatccagatcccgctgttggttattgaccggagaggcgtctcggtcatgtctgcatgtctcccgaacccgtagggtctacacacttaaggtccggtgacgctagggttgtagagatatatgtatgcggaaacccgaaagttgttcggagtcccggatgagatcccggacgtcacgagaggttccggaatggtccggaggtgaagaattatatataggaagtccagttttggccaccgggaaagtttcggggtttatcggtattgtaccgggaccaccggaagggtcccgggggtccaccgggtggggccacctgtcccggagggccccgtgggctgaaagtggaagggaaccagcccctagtgggctggggcgcctccttgggcctccccccatgcgcctagggttgggaaccctaggggggggagttcccccttgccttggggggcaaggcaaccccttcccccccttggccgccgccccccccaaccctagatgggttttggccggctcccccctcccaaggggtcctataaatagtgggggggagggagggcagcaaacacacagcctttggcgcctccctcctcccctgcaacacctctctctcgcgcgcagaagctcggcgaagccctgccagagagccgctacatccaccaccacgccgtcgtgctgttggatctccatcaacctctcctccccccttgctggatcaagaaaggaggagacgtcgctgcaccgtacgtgtgttgaacgcggaggtgccgtccgttcggcactcggtcatcggtgatttggatcacggcgagtacgactccgtcatccacgttcattggaacgcttccgctcgcgatctacaagggtatgtagatccactcctttcccctcgttgctagtagactccatagatgcatcttggtgagcgtaggaaaattttaaattatgctacgattcccaacagtggcatcatgagccaggcctatgcgtagttactatgcacgagtagaacacaaagaagttgtgggcgttgatgttgccaattcttcttgccgctactagtcgtttcttgtttcggcggcattgtaggatgaagcggcccggaccgaccttacacgtacgcttacgtgagacaggttccaccgactgacatgcactagttgcataaggtggctagcgggtgtctgtctctcctactttagtcggaacggattcgatgaaaagggtccttatgaagggtaaatagaaattggcaaatcacgttgtggtcatacgtaggtaagaaatcgttcttgctagaaacctacaaaccacgtaaaaacttgcaacaacaattagaggacgtctaacttgtttttgcagcaagtgatatatgtgatatgatatggccagaagatgtgatgaatgatatatgtgatgtatgagattgatcatattcttgtaataggaatcacgacttgcatgtcgatgagtatgacaaccggcaggagccataggagttgtctttattattttgcatgacctgcgtgtcattgaataacgccatgtaatttactttactttgttgctaaacggttagccatagaagtagaagtaatcgttggcgtgacaacttcatgaagacacaatgatggagatcatgatgatggagatcatggtgtcatgccggtgacgaagatgatcatggtgccccgaagatggagatcaaaggagcatgatgatattggccatatcatgtcactatttgattgcatgtgatgtttatcatgtttttgcatcttatttgcttagtacgacggtagcaagtaggatgatcccttataataatttcaagaaagtgttcaccctaactgtgcaccgttgcgaaggttcgtcgtttcgaagcaccacgtgatgatcgggtgtgatagattcttacgttcgcatacaacgggtgttgacgagcctagcatgtacagacatggcctcggaacacacgcaatacacttaggttgacttgacgagcctagcatgtacagacatggcctcggaacacggaggaccgaaaggtcgagcatgagtcgtatagaagatacgatcaacatggagatgttcaccgatcttgactagtccgtctcacgtgatgatcggacacggcctagttgagttcggatcatgtttcacttagataactagagggatgtctatctgagtgggagttcattaaataatttgattatatgaacttaattatcatgaacttagtctaaatctttacactatgtattgtagatcaaatggcccacgttgtcctcaatttcaacgcgttcctagagaaaaccaagctgaaagatgatggcagcaactatacggactgggtccggaacctgaggatcatcctcatagcagccaagaaagattatgtcttagaagcaccgctaggtgaagcaccaatccctgagaaccaagacgttatgaacgcttggcagcagcgtgctgatgattactccctcgttcagtgcggcatgctttacagcttagaaccgggtctccaaaagcgttttgagaaacatggagcatatgagatgttcgaggagctgaaactggtttttcaagctcatgcccgggtcgagagatatgatgtctccgacaagttcttcagctgtaaaatggaggagaacagttctgttagtgagcacatactcagaatgtctgggttgcacaaccgcttgtctcagctgggagttaatctcccggatgacgcggtcattgacagaatcctccagtcgcttccaccaagctacaagagctttgtgatgaactacaatatgcaggggatggaaaagaccattcccgaggtgtattcaatgctgaaatcagctgaggtagagatcagaaaagaacatcaagtgttgatggtgaataaaaccactaagttcaagaagggcaagggtaagaagaacttcaagaaggacggcaagggagttgccgcgcccggtaagccagttaccgggaagaagtcaaagaatggacccaagcccgagactgagtgcttttattgcaagggaagtggtcactggaagcggaactgccccaaatatttagcggacaagaagaaggccggcaacacccaaggtatatgtgatatacaagtaattgatgtgtaccttaccagtactcgtagtagctcctgggtatttgataccggtgcggttgctcatatttgtaactcaaatcaggaactacggaataaacggagactggcaaaagacgaggtgacgatgcgcgtcgggaatggttccaaggtcgatgtgatcgccgtcggcacgctacctctgcatctacccacgggattagttataaacctcaataattgttatttagtgccagctttgagcatgaacattgtatctggatctcgtttaattcgagatggctactcatttaaatctgagaataatggttgttctatttatttgagagatatgttttatggtcatgccccgctggtcaatggtttattcttgatgaatctcgaacgtgatgctacacatgttcatagtgtgaataccaaaagatgtaaagttgataacgatagtcccacatacttgtggcactgccgccttggtcacattggtgtcaagcgcatgaagaagctccatgcagatggacttttggagtctcttgattacgaatcatttgacacgtgcgaaccatgcctcatgggtaagatgaccaagactccgttctccggaacaatggagcgagcaaccaacttattggaaatcatacataccgatgtgtgcggtccaatgagtgttgaggctcgcggaggatatcgttatgttctcactctcactgatgatttaagtagatatgggtatgtctacctaatgaaacacaagtctgaaacctttgaaaagttcaaggaatttcagagtgaggttgagaatcaacgtgacaggaaaataaaattcttacgatcagatcgtggtggagaatatttaagtcacgaatttggtacacacttaaggaaatgtggaatagtttcacaactcacgccgcctggaacacctcagagaaatggtgtgtccgaacgtcgtaatcgcactctattggatatggtgcgatctatgatgtctcttaccgatttaccgctctcattttggggttatgctttagagactgccgcattcactttaaatagggcaccgtctaaatccgttgagacgacaccgt
This window of the Triticum aestivum cultivar Chinese Spring chromosome 5D, IWGSC CS RefSeq v2.1, whole genome shotgun sequence genome carries:
- the LOC123122114 gene encoding cysteine-rich and transmembrane domain-containing protein WIH2, giving the protein MSYQQVPPQESYPPPGYSPVYPPPAGGQQGPYYPPQQQQPPPPPGYQGYFSQGQPQQPPPYYYPPPPPHSGHHHHGHHHHDHHAEDHHHHHGHHHHHHHNDDDCCLGFLKGWLAALCCCCCLEECCCCFW